AAGCTAATACAAGATATAGTGGAATGCCCAAAGTTACACAGTTCTTCACTTCTTTGGCACGATGGAAGGTGGATTAGGgatgaatttgaataatgtggTTGTGGTCGTGCTTGCTACTGCTAATGTCTCCTGGGTAGCTGCTGCATTCGGTCTTGGGATGACTTGAGGTGGTTGTGGGCCAATGGGATTTGGCTTACTTTGAGGGGGGAGTGGACTGGGGCATAGTGGAGCTAGTGGTCTGAATATCTTCTGCTTGGGCCTCATCTTCGATGGAGTTGCTTGAGCTTTTTGGTGGGTTGTAGATGGAACTTGGAGTGGAGGTCTAAACAGTGTCCTTCTGGCTACTAGTCCTGGCCTGACTTGGGGTGCTACTAGTGTTGCTGCCACAGGGTTGGAAGGACCTGGGGTTACACCACTTTAGACCTGTGTTGAGACATGGGTTGAGAAGAATTgtaattagtcattaattaatcaataatgCACATTAAACATTCAGTAACTTACAGCAGGTATGAGTTGCTGACTAGGTATGTTATGATCCTAACTAGATGGAGCATCCTGACTAAACAGTAAATAGACATTAAATAAACATTCAATAAGACACAAATTCCTAACTAGTTAAGAAATCAAACAGATTACTCCTTCAGCGAATTACTTACACTATCAGTTGGAGCTGATTGTGATAGTGGGATGACTGCCAATGACTGAGATGTGGAACCTTTCTTGGGCTTCTTTGTCTTAGGTTTTCAATTGGGGTCAGATGGAGCACCCTTGCATGTCTTGTAGTTATGTCCCATTGAACCACACTTACTACAAGTGACTTTGAATGACCTCTTTAACTTTTCTCCTTGTTGCATCATTGGCTTGTGCACTTTTGGCCTGCCAATTGGTCTCTTTATGATAGGAGGATCCGGCCTTGAATACTCAGTCTTTGTCCAGAACTCCTCACTTGGTACATGCTAAATACAATGAGCATATGTCTTGTGTATTAACTCTATGCATAACCATGGATGCACATAATCTTCCGGATGATTATGCCTCTTCCTTATTGCTGCTATGGCATGGATACATGGCATGCCTAACACAGAAGACAACATCATGAACCAGAATAGAATGAACCATTAATAAAACATCATTCAGCCAGaaacttaaaatattgaaaACAATAGATTAAAACATCTTGGACATGTATTGAAATAATGCGTACGAATAAATTAAAACTAACTAGTGAGCTGTCATTTGTTGCATGAGCAGGTCTGCCTGATGAGATCCACGTCCACCTTTGTAGCTTTACGACTTGTTTCGAAACGCTTACGTGTATCATCACCTATCCACTCTGCATGCCATTTATTAGTAGGCCTTATTAGACGCTCTATCCTTTTCTACTGAACAGGTGCGAGCTTTCCAGTATAATCACTAAGTAGCTCTTTATGCTTAATCACCCTCTGCATTAGATAGCACCTAATTTCTTCACACATTGTGAGGATAGGCTTGTTTCTATAGTTGACTATCTTTGAATTTAACACTTCACACATGTTATTTGTGAGGTTGTCCACTTTTGGCCCATGGGAGGAATATGCCTTCACCCTAGTAGTTGGCTCAAACTTGGAATGATATTCCCATGTCCCTTGATTAATGTCTTTGAGCTTCTCCATATGTTTCTTGAATTCGGGTATGGTGGTGCACCTAGCACAATCCCAAACCACCTCCCGAATATACAAATCCTTAAATCGGTTTATAAAGTTTTTCCAAATGTGCATCACACAGCTTCAGTGATGGGCATTTGGCATCACTTCTTTCAATGCAGGTAGCAATCCCTAACACGGTACACAAAGATTTCACCATTAAACAGAATTCAGAATAATTCAACTAGTATCAAGTATATAAAGAGTTATGAATGTTACCTTCTGTTGGTCGGACATAAAATTCCAACCATTAGTCTGCACACCCCCCAGATCCTCTTGAAGTAGAGTAAGAAACCACTTTCAAGACTCCTTGGTTTCAGACCTTGCAACTCCATAAGCAACAACAATTAAATTGATTATTCGCATCTTGGGTCACTACTGTTAGGAGTTGTCCACCATAGTATGTCTTCAGGAAACAACCATCAAGGTGGATTAGAGGCCTATATCCACTCTTGAACCCCTGCTTGCATGCCTCTAACCCTATATAGAGCTTATCAAACACAGGAGGGGATTGAGGAATTGGAGTTACACACAGCTCTGCCCTAGACCCAGGGTTGTTTCTTAGAATCTCAAACAAATAATCCCTCATATTATTGTACTGCTCCCTCTCATTGCCCATTATCGTTTCCTTTGCCTCTTTAACTGCTCTATAGACCATTTTTGGATGTGCATTGAGTGAGAACTCCTTTCTCAGAAAGTCAACAGCTTCATTTGTTCTCATGTGAGGCTGTGTACTCATTCTCTTCTCCACCTTCTTACTAATCCAATGTTGATCAGCAGTGTTACTTTCCAGGTCCCTTGCACATGTGTGATCGTTTTTGTAAGTCTTCACTTGATAGCATTACAGTGATTTGTTGTATGACAAATGAACTAACCACGGGCACTCATCATCCATGCATCCCACCCTAACTCTCTCCCTATCATTCTTAATCCACCTAAGCTCTCTACCCTCAGTAATGAAAGAGTCTTtcacaacttctttaaatctCTCTATGGTTGCAAACCTAGTCCCTAATTCAAACCGACCCTCTCCAAAAGCATAATTATCATCAAATTCAGGAAACGTGTGCTTGctggattcatcatctgatGATATAGGAGTGTGTAAATCCTCAGAATGGTAATCATATATGgggtcatcatcatcatcttggACTGCACTGACATAGAACCTCACAGTTGGATCTCTGTTGGGATGTTGCTCATTGGGCTCAGAATTGGCTTGTTACTCATTGGACTCAGTCCTGGCCTGCTGCCTTCTATTCACCTCAGATGTCCCCATTCCACTACTTTGTCCCTTCTTTAACCAACTTCTCCTATTCCTATTCACACCTGTCTTCTTTGTAGCTGGCTTATTTCCAGATGGCTTCTTTGTAGATGGCTTAGTTGGAGACACAATTTTTTCCTTTCTCTTACTAactctcttcctctttcttgTTCTGTCCTCAGCactattttcttcttcatcactgTTACTTTCATATCCAGGTGGTGGAGGTTTGTAGGGCTCATCCTCCATACTCTCGTACCCATCATCTGAAGATGAATTCTAAATCTCTTCTAACACAGGACTCTTGCCTTTGTTTCCACCATCCTCCACAATCTCAGGCTCATCAACAGGGTGGTTAAAGTACAGGTAAAACTCATTCGTCTTTGTATTCTTCATTTTGTTCTCTCGCATGGCATTAATCTCTGCATCCCCCGTCAAACTGTGCAGCCCCGACTTAGCGTCATCACTCATTGGATCATACCAATAAATTGCCTTGTATGATTGGTACCCTAAGCCTTTAAAAAGTGTGATCAAGCCCCCAAAATTTACAAAACCCAGGTCCATTTTGGGAAATTTCTCTACCTTTCCATTTTGATAAACAAGGGAACCATTACTGTTTCTGACAAAACTACCTCCATAGTGGAAAACTGGCACCAGAAACACATCTACCATCtaggaaaaaaacaaaaatcaatgatcaactaactctACACTCAAACATCAATCTCCTTCAAAAAATAGAAACAGAAATCAACCAAGAACTTTCTTTTTCCCTAACATTAAATCAATTTCACGATTACAACGCACATACTATTTTTACCATTACTATCACCATGCACGTACAACAGTTCATACTTTCATAACTATTGAACTTTACAATTGACTCACTAAGCAATGCAATTGATTCTTACCTTCGATGACGAAGACGGCAAATCAGACAACACTATATGGTTCCCCCTCTTCAACAGCGAATGCACACCGGAACCTTCTCAGTCTGGATGGTGGTTTTTTTTTAGGGAGAAACAGAGTATTCCTGCGTTTGATCTTTGGACTTTTTTAGGGTTTAATGTAATTCAGTAAAATCTCTGTGGGTGTAATAGGCATTGTACATAAGGAAATGGATGATGGTGTATATAAGAGGCAGCAcacaaaacgacgtcgttttgagTGATAGGGACTTATGTCTCTATTTTTCAAAAGCTCCATCCTACTAACGTGCCACGTGGGAAAGTTGTTAAGCCAGGTAAGCAGAGGGAGAGCCACGTCAGCCTTTTCCGTTGGGTCTGATGGTGGCTTATGGACGGAGGGACTGATCCGTCTAATTTTTAAGGACGTCGGGGACTTAAAAGTATTTTCCAATAGTTAGTGACTAAAATGTCCGCGGGGTAAAAGGTCAGGGACTAATTTGTCCTTTTCTCTTAAATTTAAGTAATAAAGTTACCTTGTGAACGGTTGTTTGCAATAAATTTATTGAACTTTCTAATTGGATTCGGGCCTTGGAAGCCGTCCAAGCACGCAAACAGTTACGctttgaaaaaaaatgttaaaaatatgaaactaaGAAGAGGGTTTAAGAGAATAAATGAGTGACGGCTGAAATTTGAGAATGGAAGAAGACTAAATTTAATTAGGTTAACTAATAGTCAATATAATAGAAAGATAAAATGGGTTTGAGACTTTTAATAATTGGGCTTAGTTTATTTGTAGTGGGGTcatttaaaagttaaaatgggggcatatatatgtatacttttttgtttaaaaaaataaaatgagagtGGGGCAAGTGCCCCCATTACCAAGCGTAGGTCCGTGCCTGTTGGGCTTCTTTTTCGTCAGAATGTATTATTGCCACCATATTGTCTGCATAGAAAATTTAACGCAAAGGTGAACTGTAGAGACAATGGCTCCAAAAGAATTAAGGGACGGACGTCCCAAATATTGTAAGGACTAGGACAATCAACTACTAAGAATTGAATATCTAAAGTTTTAGAGTTCGAGGGTTCCCCTAATGTTGTTCTCAATCATACATAACTTGATACTAGCACTCTTTCTCTGGATAACCCTACCAATTCCCCGGTCAAGTGCTGTAATGCTTTGTCGCTGAGCTGCATTTTTCTGAATGTTGAGTAGAACAACACGTCAACACTGCTTCCTGGATCCAGTAGTACCTTTTTTACTACCAGTTCTCCCGTACGAATTGAGATCACCACTAGGTCATCTAGGTTCGGACATGGTGACTTGAGGTCAGACATGCTGAAAGCGATTTGGGCTGTTGGAGCCGAGGTAGGGATTTTCTGGCGAGATCCCTCCATTGTCATCATGGCCCGATAACTTTTTTTTCTAGCTATTTTAGTTGCTCTTCCACCTGCAAAACTACctgatatataatttattattcttttggaggtaaGAGCTTCGACTGGGCCATGCcaatttcctttttctttatgGTTGGAGTTATAGCTCGGTATCTCtcgttgtttttttttttgccccCTGAAAGTGACATATTTGTCCAGTAAGCCTTGTCTTGCTAATCTTTCCAGCAAATCCTTCGCCACCATACATTCATCAGTTGTATGGCCGTACTTATGGTGAAATGCGCAATATTTGCTTTTATCAACATATTTTTTATCCTGGTACGTGCCTGCTTTGCTCGACGGCTTGATGAGCTTGTTGTGCAAGATCACTTTGATTATGTCCTCTCTTTTGGTGTTGAATTTGGTGTAAGAGTCATACTTCGGCGTTCGCTTGAAAGGTTTCTTAGAGTCTCTGTTCTGAGATCAGTTAAGTTTTTCGTCTTCTTTTCGAGGTCTTTCGCTCCTCCAAGCTTCACGGAGCTTCTCTACTTCAATATGTCCGGTTGCTTTTTTCCTAAACTCCTCCAATGTTTTTGGTTTTGCTACGGCTATTGCTTCTTGGAATTTTCCAGGTCGAAGGCCGCATTTGATTACATGCAATTGCACCTCTGGATTGAGGTCCGAGATCTCCATTGCTGCTGTTGTAAACCGCATCATGTAATCTTTTAAGTTCTCGTGTTGTCCTTGTTTGATTGTGCTAAGATAGTCAGAATCTTGTACATAGATTTTGGAAGCTGCAAAGTGGTTGATGAAGAATTTGGCGAACTCATCAAAATTTGATATTGTACCTGCAGGGAGATTAGAGAACCATAATAATGCAGCTCCATCCAAAAAGGTTGAAAAGGACCTACACAAGATAGGATCGTAGTCACTGTTAAGAAACATCATAGATTCAAATTTTGTAACATGAACTTTAGATTCTCCGATCCCCTAGTGCGGTGCTACTGTCATTAGAAGTGTAAATTTTTTAGGCATCTCAAAATTCATTATTTCTTTGGAAAAATGACCAATCCATCGTCTTTCTGCTTTCGGAGGTATTTCTCCTATCTTTGCATTCAACTCGATTGTTGCTCCTCATGGAGGTTGTCCTAGGCTTTCCTTTTGTCATTCTTCTCCTCGTTGTTATTCTGCATAGCTGCTAATAGTTCGGTCATGCGTTCATTTTTTGCCTGTAAAGCAGTATTAGTAGTCATAAGTTCGGCATTGGTGGGGTTGGCCTGAGAGTTACCGAATGATCCGTCATGATTTGGCTCCTGAAAAGAAAAAAGCACATACCAAGTATAGTAGTGTTAATTAAAACTAGAAGTGAAGCGAGGGGCcccatggtggacactaaatgTTCTGGGAGGGTTACTCCTTCCGAGATATACGTCGGTCCTGTAATGGTCTCAAGTGTCTAGAAATTAGATCTCAACTCAGAGTGCCCTCGTGAATTCGGACCCAAGCGCATTACTTGTAAAAAGGACTCCGACGCTCAAATCAGtaaaaaattacttaagaaGATATATGCATAATCAATTAAGTGGTGTATTAAATATTCTGCCTCATTTTGTCAGTCACCTCTTAATTTATAGTTCGGCTAGGGCTGAATTATTCGTCAACTCGTACCGAGATCTCTGTGACCGACGTGAGGACGTGATTTTTGGAAAAGAGGTTTGTTGGGATAGGATTCAATTACGTTAAGgagtttagtttaatttttgaattgaTTCTATTTTAACCAAGATATAATTCGGTCTTTCCGACATATAAGAGATATGTGGTTCAATACTAATTGCGTACctagttttaacttttaatatattatgcatataaggtaaaaaaaaaaaaaaaattcttgggCAAACACATTCATAGTTATAAGCTAAAATTGATAACCATAAAATCTACAAGATCAATGCAACAAGAACGAAAATAGAAAGCTATTGCAAACTTATAGTATATATTAGCCGATCATATTCTTACGTGTTGGTATCGTAGAATACTAGCATGTTTTGGTAAGTGatatttaataaagaaaaaaaatgatatttgtatcatttcttttttacatttttaatattttttatggtataaaagatattttttattttccttcattttttgaaattgtttttaatactaaaagtgaaagatgtacgaaagaaaaaatacacaaaataatatatatatcattCCTTAATAATTAAACTATAACTTATAAGGGTGAAAGCCTTCAACATTTCCTGCAGGACTATAGGGACAACCAATAAGGGTGCACACCCAATAATTTGCTTACAAAACTTATTACTATTACCATCTTTATcttcattttattattgttttctgcCAATGTTTTCCAAAAATTAGAGAAGCGTTTAGGATTGGATATCTATAAGCTATTTATATTATATCATAGTTACCTTTTAATGTACTTGAATACGTGTTTCATTTATTTACTAGATGATCTGCCTCTGATCTTTTATAATAACTTGGGTTCAAATTCTAAAAAGCTTGTAAATGGCTGAATGAAATGACTCATTAATCAAGTATATATGCTGGCTAAACCTTCTTCATTTATATAGCAAAGCTTCTTGCAATAACCCATCAAAACACATCCATAAATTCATGTTTTGTAAAATATGTTTTGTTCCTTTCTTTAACTGATGTGAAACTTCTGCATATATTACTATAGttattaaatttgatctgaaataACTTTAGATTAAAAGTACTTATACACATCCTATggttaattttgttttatatcATGTAAGATAggacaaaatataaaatatatactataATTCACCAAATCAAATACAGTCTATTATATTGTTGCTGCATAGTTCAACCTTTCCACAAGGCTGTAATAGTTCTATACACATCATCCATCTTTGGCCTCTCTGTTCCATAGAAGGTTTAACACATTTTCATGCAACTTCTAGGAGGCCATGAATTTTATCATCAAACCCTTTTCCAGTTATGCATTTGTCAGTGGCATAATAAAAATCACTAGGATCAGTGaactaaataattaaattaatttattcaattgacAAATTTACTCTTAACATTCATAAGTTCATACACATAATATTCATAGTTAGGTAAAGCACATATAACatccaaaattttattttaataacatCCATAATTTCATACTCATTgcattcataattttatatatataattaataaatttttacaattaatattaccaaattttaaattatttgtcttgttatatatttcaaattatcTCACATGTACatcaaaaaaaatcataattttaatattttttatttattatttatatgtatgtttatttattgattttaatatgacgaattaataattatttttaaaattttatttctcaatgtttgtttatattttatattttatattttattttttattttataatagtctatatataaaatatgagTTGTATAATAGAAGTtattaaattctctaatttaacattcatacttttttatatgtataatcAATGAATtggtattattttattattatttattaatttattttgcaGGTCATAAAccaataattttagatatttttaatttttaataaatagctAGAGATCAAtcaaatctaaaattttttataaaatgtattgaggtgatttgagatttttttaaattaaaaatataaaattttaaaatttttatttgggagaaaaaattataaaattataaatgcATGTGGTAGtaatgagaaaaaaatttttagaatttgatTCACATTAAATTTGGAATGAACTTTTAGAACAattaaatgatgaaaaaagataattataaaaagaaattaattgtattaattaaattaaaagaatgaTTCACGCTTTcttataaaatacaaatattattaattaatcatatatctttatttattgtttataataatttgaCTATCT
This sequence is a window from Arachis stenosperma cultivar V10309 chromosome 10, arast.V10309.gnm1.PFL2, whole genome shotgun sequence. Protein-coding genes within it:
- the LOC130956620 gene encoding uncharacterized protein LOC130956620, with translation MFLNSDYDPILCRSFSTFLDGAALLWFSNLPAGTISNFDEFAKFFINHFAASKIYVQDSDYLSTIKQGQHENLKDYMMRFTTAAMEISDLNPEVQLHVIKCGLRPGKFQEAIAVAKPKTLEEFRKKATGHIEVEKLREAWRSERPRKEDEKLN